In Thermovirga lienii DSM 17291, the sequence CCGGAGACGGGGAACCATAAGCGTAAGTTCTCCTACGCGAGACTTGAGCAGCTTATCCCGATACCCGTTGCGGTACCCCTGCCGCTCTTCGGTACGTTCGTATGGCTTGGCCCTGAGTTGTTCGGTAGCCTGAGCATCGAGTATCTGATTCACGATGTTCTCCACCAACCGAGCCAATCCATCATCCCGAATAAATAATCCTTGCAAGAGATCACAGTCTACGGTAACCTGGTAGTGAGCCATCTTTTCTCCCTCCTGATGATTAAGATTAAGCTACTTCTTATCTACCAGAGGGAGGGGTGGCTCTCCTGCTTCAAGCCATCAATTTTACACCATCATAATGGACACTACTTGACGTAGGTATAGCATATGCTATAAGCTATCCTATAGGAGTGTTACTGGTTATTCTTTCTACGAAATTACTGCCTCAAGTCTTCAACATAGGGACACAAAATAAAGAATTGACATCTTCTCATGCCCTTGACGCAACTGCAGATATAACTGGAAACAAGCCTGTAAATATGCAAAAAGCAATTTCATTCGTTTTGAGTTTTGCTATATGCTGCGTTTTAGGCTACCTATTAGGCAATATTGCTCTCCCCTTATACAAAATAGGATATTTCAAATTGGGCACTACAGGTGGAGTCTTGCTATCCTCCTTGGCATTAGGATATCAAAGGAAAGTCTTCTTTTTGGATTTCAGGATTAATGAGAAAGTGCTTAATAAGGTTAGATCCTTATCCTTACTAATATTCCTAAGCTCCATAGGCCTTAAATATGGAAGCCTATTTTTCAAAACGTTGAGCTTCAATCTAATTGGCATACTTTTTGCCTCCCTTGTAGCAGGAAGCATATCTATCCTTTTTGGTTTTTGGGTC encodes:
- a CDS encoding YidE/YbjL duplication (PFAM: Predicted Permease Membrane Region~TIGRFAM: AspT/YidE/YbjL antiporter duplication domain~COGs: COG2985 permease~InterPro IPR006512~KEGG: aoe:Clos_0433 YidE/YbjL duplication~PFAM: YidE/YbjL duplication domain-containing protein~SPTR: YidE/YbjL duplication;~TIGRFAM: YidE/YbjL duplication): MLLVILSTKLLPQVFNIGTQNKELTSSHALDATADITGNKPVNMQKAISFVLSFAICCVLGYLLGNIALPLYKIGYFKLGTTGGVLLSSLALGYQRKVFFLDFRINEKVLNKVRSLSLLIFLSSIGLKYGSLFFKTLSFNLIGILFASLVAGSISILFGFWVGHRIFKLDWPLLLGALCGGMTSTPGLGAAIEAVNSDEPVLGYGATYPFALFGMVLFTKMIFVLPAI